A genomic window from Cytobacillus suaedae includes:
- a CDS encoding cysteine hydrolase codes for MNLPALMILDVQKGFDDPYWGKRNNPKAEENMARLQAEWRKRSGIIIYSKHLSIQPDSPLHHTNKIGTEFKDIIAPRPDETVFTKQVNSAFIGTELEIFLTKNQIKTVVITGLSTQHCVSTTTRMSGNLGYQTYLVSDAIAAFEITDHLGKHHSADLVQELELAMLQKEFATIVTTDEVLSQW; via the coding sequence ATGAATTTACCGGCATTGATGATATTGGATGTTCAAAAAGGATTTGATGATCCGTACTGGGGGAAAAGAAACAATCCTAAAGCAGAGGAAAATATGGCACGGCTGCAAGCGGAATGGAGGAAGAGAAGTGGAATCATTATTTATAGTAAACATTTATCAATCCAACCGGATTCTCCTTTGCATCATACAAACAAGATTGGAACAGAGTTTAAGGACATTATTGCCCCAAGACCAGACGAAACAGTTTTTACTAAACAAGTGAACAGTGCCTTTATTGGAACAGAGTTAGAGATATTTTTAACTAAGAATCAAATCAAAACAGTCGTAATAACGGGGCTCTCTACCCAACACTGTGTATCTACCACCACAAGGATGAGTGGTAATCTTGGTTATCAAACCTATTTGGTATCAGATGCGATTGCGGCCTTTGAGATAACAGACCATCTGGGAAAACATCACTCAGCAGACCTTGTACAAGAACTTGAGTTGGCGATGCTTCAAAAAGAGTTCGCTACGATCGTCACAACTGATGAAGTTCTTAGTCAGTGGTAA
- a CDS encoding CHRD domain-containing protein yields MVEKFFARLRGENEVPPVITDAFGTAKFVTNKQGTLIKFHLEVNDIENFVQAHIHFGARGVNGPVLAFLFGADLMTLEEQYGISTRRGIVTGIITDEDIVDNSVGVENIRDLLKLMRKKLTYVNAHTEQNPDGEIRGQITPLS; encoded by the coding sequence ATGGTGGAGAAATTTTTTGCAAGGCTAAGAGGGGAAAACGAAGTTCCTCCAGTAATAACAGATGCGTTTGGAACGGCTAAGTTTGTGACCAATAAACAGGGTACATTAATAAAATTTCATCTTGAAGTGAATGATATTGAAAATTTTGTTCAAGCACATATTCATTTTGGTGCTCGTGGTGTAAATGGACCCGTTCTAGCGTTTTTATTTGGAGCTGATTTAATGACTCTTGAAGAACAGTATGGAATAAGCACTCGCCGGGGAATTGTTACCGGAATAATTACGGACGAAGATATTGTCGACAATAGTGTAGGTGTAGAGAATATTCGTGACCTTCTCAAATTGATGCGGAAAAAACTTACTTATGTTAACGCCCATACTGAACAAAATCCTGATGGAGAAATCAGAGGACAAATAACCCCCCTCAGTTAG
- a CDS encoding DUF4153 domain-containing protein yields the protein METNQLIIENMDNPHELERMFRRDPKSFKKSLLHAWEQNPDSPVLAVWHERLHFKETANEETPLLLQKGFLVMGILAVLAGIITRFIFHFVEQEAIAPVNLAFGILPFIAAYFVYNNSPKKKVLYTLISLFLVSVIYLNLLPIDYKDSIVLAYLHLPIFLWVVVGLAYTGNDYAKGNTRLAYLKFNLEFGILYGSMAVSGMLLAVLTMQLFSFVGLNIEDFYFRNIVLFGAAGLAVVATHLVSKNLKLAKNITPFLAKIFSPLVLVTLLVYLITVFWVGNNPFLDRNFLLAFNGILLFVLVVTVFSIIESDTNEKKTIFDYINLALIILALIIDSVALSAILFRLSSYGITPNRLAVLGVNLLIWANLIWIMLSYVRFLRNKTGPSTIQDAITKYLPIYGLWAAVVVFIFPLVFK from the coding sequence ATGGAGACTAACCAATTAATTATTGAAAATATGGATAATCCACATGAGCTGGAGAGAATGTTCAGAAGGGACCCCAAATCTTTTAAAAAGTCATTATTACACGCTTGGGAACAAAATCCGGATTCTCCTGTTCTTGCGGTTTGGCATGAGAGATTGCATTTTAAGGAGACAGCAAACGAAGAAACACCTTTACTTCTACAAAAAGGCTTCCTAGTAATGGGCATTTTAGCGGTTCTTGCTGGGATCATTACTAGGTTCATTTTCCATTTTGTCGAACAGGAAGCAATAGCTCCAGTTAACCTGGCATTTGGAATACTTCCCTTTATTGCAGCCTACTTTGTATATAATAATAGCCCGAAGAAAAAGGTTCTATATACACTTATATCGCTGTTCCTAGTCTCTGTGATTTATCTCAATCTACTGCCTATAGATTATAAAGACAGTATCGTCCTTGCCTATTTGCATTTACCGATCTTCTTGTGGGTAGTAGTAGGGCTAGCTTACACAGGAAATGACTATGCAAAAGGCAACACAAGATTAGCTTATTTAAAATTCAATTTGGAATTTGGCATTCTATATGGCAGCATGGCAGTTAGCGGAATGTTGCTTGCAGTATTAACGATGCAGTTATTTAGCTTTGTGGGACTTAATATAGAAGACTTCTATTTTAGAAATATCGTGTTATTTGGTGCTGCTGGTCTCGCAGTCGTGGCTACACACCTAGTATCAAAAAATCTTAAACTTGCCAAGAACATTACACCATTTTTAGCTAAAATCTTTAGTCCACTTGTTCTGGTGACATTGTTGGTCTATCTTATAACAGTGTTTTGGGTTGGTAATAATCCATTTCTTGACCGAAACTTCCTATTAGCCTTCAATGGAATCCTGCTTTTTGTATTGGTTGTAACTGTATTCTCTATTATCGAAAGTGATACAAACGAGAAAAAAACCATTTTTGATTACATCAATTTGGCCTTGATCATTCTTGCGCTCATCATTGACAGTGTTGCTTTGTCGGCCATCTTATTCAGGCTCTCTTCTTATGGAATTACCCCTAACCGACTTGCTGTATTAGGTGTAAACCTACTGATCTGGGCAAATCTAATTTGGATCATGCTTTCCTATGTACGCTTTCTACGAAACAAAACTGGACCATCAACCATCCAAGATGCAATTACTAAGTATTTGCCGATCTACGGTCTGTGGGCAGCGGTTGTTGTCTTTATCTTTCCTTTGGTTTTTAAATAG